In Chitinophagaceae bacterium, the genomic window AGTTGAATTAAAATTCAATGCAGATACTCCAACAATTACCATTCAACAGTTACAATCTTTAAATTTATCTTCATACTATGGTAAACCTATTGATTCTCTTTTACTCCATCTTCAAATAGGCTATGAAGTTACAAGGGTATGGGGCCACAAATTGGGCGTGGCATCAAGAATTAGCATTTACTATCCTTCCAATGTAAGTTTGGATATTTTTGTAAAGGAATTTCAAGTTTTACCAAATTACAGAGATCGTTCGGGGAACTGGAATTTAAGCTTATTTAAAAAAGAAAATATTTTTACAATAGCGCTATTTTGACCAGTATGAAAATGAAGTTCTTATAAATATCAATCCGTAAAGTAACAATAGTATATTTATTTCAGCCAGCGAAAACAGCGGCCGAATTTTTTTACCGTTAAACCCCTAATTAGTGAAGGTCTCCTGTTTTATTATTGGTTTTACAACGCAATTAATCCCTAATTTCACGGCATGAGTTTTGGCGAAATGGTACAAACATTTTTATTGAACATTAAGGAAACCCGCTGGCAGGAGTGGATAAGTACCCTTACCCAAATTGCAAGCGTTTGGTATGCAAAAAAAAATAATGTACTCGTGTATCCAACAGGCATTATTGGCGTGTTGCTGGCAGCTTATGTATATTATTTTTTGGCAAAACCGCCGCTTTATGCCGATGCTATTTTAAACCTGTATTATTTTATCATGAGCGTTTACGGCTGGTACAACTGGGTGCAAATAAAAGAAACAGGCAGCCTGGTTTATCCCATAAGCTGGTGCCATAAAAAAGAGCTATGGTTGGGCATTGGTTTCTTTTTATTGAGTTGGGTGGCTATTTATTATTTACTTATTAGCATTACCGACAGTAATACACCGGTATTGGATTCGCTGGTATCTTCAAGCGCTATTACCGCCATGTGGTGGATGGCAAAGCGCAAAGTAGAAAACTGGCTGGCATGGATTTTTTCTAATATAGTAGCCATTCCGCTTAATTTTTACAAAGGCTTTATCCTATTCACACTAATGTATGTATTATTTTTAATTTTGGCCTGGATGGGTTATACGGAATGGAAAAAAGCAGCAAAAAAATATGCAGCACATTAAAAAAATAGTAGCCATTGGGCCGGAAAGTACCGGCAAAAGTTCCCTTTGCGAAGGCCTGGCAAGGCATTTCAAAAGCGTTTGGGCAAGGGAATATGCAAGGGAATACTTAAAGAAACACGGCACAAAATATGTTTATGAAAATTTGGATGCCATTGCCGAAGGCCAAATTGCAGAAGAAGAAACTGCTTTAAAAAATACAAACGCAGGCTCACCGCTTTTTATTGATACCGATTTGCAAGTAATAAAAGTATGGAGCGAATATGTTTTTAATAAATGTAACAGCAAAATACTCACACAAATTGCTCATAGAAAATACGATCTCTACCTGCTTTGTAATACTGACCTGCCCTGGGTAAAAGATGAGCTTAGGGAATACCCCGATTTAAAAACCAGGGAAAAACTTTTTCGTTATTATAAAGATTTGCTTGTAAACCAGCATGTTCCCTGGGTTACTATTAGCGGGCAAAATGATGAAAGGCTGCAACAAGCCATTTATGCAACACAAAAATTACTGCACTAAATTATTGTACCAGCGCTGCAATGTCGGGGTCGCCGGCAAGGTTGTTCATTTGCCGTAAAATGGCTGCCGACCTGTATTTTACATAATTACTTAAAGGCTTTACTGTATATTTTTTGGGGTTGGGAAGGCAGGCTGCAATCATTGCGGCTTCCTGCCGTGTTAAGTTAATGGCATCTTTATTAAAATATTTTTTTGCTGCTGCCTGAACGCCAAAAATGCCACGGCCCATTTCGGCAATATTAAGGTAACGTGCCAAAATTGTTTTTTTGGGCCACAAGGCTTCAATAGTTGCCGTAAAATATACTTCCAGGCCTTTGCGAAAAAAACCACCGCCCTGGAAGAGGAAAATATTTTTTGCCGCTTGCTGGCTTATGGTACTTGCACCCCTAATTTTATTGGGATGTTTTTGGTTATACTTTACTGCTTTTTTTATGGCGATAAGATCAAAACCATCATGGTCGGTAAAAAGCTGGTCTTCGGCTGCTATAACCGCAAGCTTTATATTGGGGCCCATATTATGGTACGAAATATAATCACGGCTTAGCCCGTTAAAACTTATTAAACTCCCCAACTGCGTAAGGGTTACCGGCGGATTAATTACAAAACCCATTAACAAGTATATAAAGGAACTGATATAGCCAATGAAAAAAATATCTCTTAGTAAAACAGCAATTTTATGTATTGCGCTAATTTTTCTGAGTATGAAATAATAAAATAAACTCAATGCAGCTATGCCTGTGCATACCCACAAAACCTTTGCTTTTAAATTTTGCACCACAAAGCCTTGCACCGAAATTTTTTGAACAATAAACCAAATAAAAAATAAAACATGGGCCATAAAAACCCAAAAGAAAATTTTTTCTGTTTTTTTCCATACCTGCAGGAGTTGCTGCTTATTCATCAAAAAAAAATTAGTATTTATTGCGGGTATATAAAACGCCAATAATTAAAGCAAGACCAAATACCATGTAAAGGATACCGGCAATACGGTTTAAACGCCGGATGTTTTTATCGTTCAGGTTATTTCTCAGCTTGCCTGAAATTTTTATTTTGAGCAAGTCGGCGCTCATTACTACAATGAGGCAGGAGATAAAAGTGGCAGACCTTTCTTCAACAGAATTACCCAGGGTTTTTGTAGTGGTGGCAAACCACAGGGCAATTACGCCGGGGTTGAGGCTATTGATAAAAAAGCCGGTAATAAAAAGGCCCACATGTGTTGCTTTACCAATTTTAACACCCTGGTCAAGCTCTGCTTTTGATTTATATTTTTTATAAAAAAGGTAATAAACGCCCAATGCAATTAAAAAGGAGCCGCCAAAAATGCCAATTACCGTTTTATATTCAATGAGGTCGCTCAGCAGGCCACTGAAAAGATTGGCGGTAATAATTAACAATATATCACTGAGCCAAACGCCGGCTACAAAATAAATTGCGCTGAAAATACCGTAATTGATCCGCAGTTTAAGAATGGCAAATAATACCGGCCCAACGGTAAACACCAGTGCAATGCCCAATAAAATACCTGATATAATTGCCTCCGTCATCCAATTTATTTAAGTTACCGAGTAATCGGTTGTAAAGGTTCGTATGCCGCAACAAACTGTTGCCATTCAATCAATATTTTTCCCTTAAGCACTCTTGGAAATTTATGCTGGCCGCCAATTTTTCCCCGGGCTTTCATAAAGTCCATAAATGCTTTTTCCGGCAACAACTTTACCGAAATATTTTTTAAAGCATGATTGCGCTCTACTTCATAGTCAT contains:
- a CDS encoding nicotinamide mononucleotide transporter; this encodes MSFGEMVQTFLLNIKETRWQEWISTLTQIASVWYAKKNNVLVYPTGIIGVLLAAYVYYFLAKPPLYADAILNLYYFIMSVYGWYNWVQIKETGSLVYPISWCHKKELWLGIGFFLLSWVAIYYLLISITDSNTPVLDSLVSSSAITAMWWMAKRKVENWLAWIFSNIVAIPLNFYKGFILFTLMYVLFLILAWMGYTEWKKAAKKYAAH
- a CDS encoding ATP-binding protein, whose translation is MQHIKKIVAIGPESTGKSSLCEGLARHFKSVWAREYAREYLKKHGTKYVYENLDAIAEGQIAEEETALKNTNAGSPLFIDTDLQVIKVWSEYVFNKCNSKILTQIAHRKYDLYLLCNTDLPWVKDELREYPDLKTREKLFRYYKDLLVNQHVPWVTISGQNDERLQQAIYATQKLLH
- the mtgA gene encoding monofunctional biosynthetic peptidoglycan transglycosylase, with product MAHVLFFIWFIVQKISVQGFVVQNLKAKVLWVCTGIAALSLFYYFILRKISAIHKIAVLLRDIFFIGYISSFIYLLMGFVINPPVTLTQLGSLISFNGLSRDYISYHNMGPNIKLAVIAAEDQLFTDHDGFDLIAIKKAVKYNQKHPNKIRGASTISQQAAKNIFLFQGGGFFRKGLEVYFTATIEALWPKKTILARYLNIAEMGRGIFGVQAAAKKYFNKDAINLTRQEAAMIAACLPNPKKYTVKPLSNYVKYRSAAILRQMNNLAGDPDIAALVQ
- a CDS encoding LysE family transporter gives rise to the protein MTEAIISGILLGIALVFTVGPVLFAILKLRINYGIFSAIYFVAGVWLSDILLIITANLFSGLLSDLIEYKTVIGIFGGSFLIALGVYYLFYKKYKSKAELDQGVKIGKATHVGLFITGFFINSLNPGVIALWFATTTKTLGNSVEERSATFISCLIVVMSADLLKIKISGKLRNNLNDKNIRRLNRIAGILYMVFGLALIIGVLYTRNKY